Proteins encoded within one genomic window of Streptomyces sp. NBC_01314:
- a CDS encoding tetratricopeptide repeat protein: protein MLKVSDTGSAHAEPNGWANSGYVENVTIVVKEAFRPQWPLLVGSVPVPASRFEPREASSSLREWIDSADATPSTMVLCGMGGVGKTQVAAEFAADMLAKTRSRHVDSASVNTDTQRSAPVTSPPARMDLVVWVTADRIEHIVGTYARAWRAVTGLSASGDVDDEAALFLSWLATTPRTWLVVLDDVPDVGALRDWWPPRTASGRCVVTTRSKDAAWHTEHRARVDVGLYSPATSRRYLQRVLKLQGREQDVADLDRLADDLGHLPLALAQAAAYLCEDRSLTVAQYRALLADRTLQLADILPDDSSLPDAQQHTVAAAWHLSVQRANELAPAGLARPLLTMLCLLDTHSVPMATITTPALVQYLNTQQPSGRQLPASAHHARRALQVLRRLSLVNPAPRGTDERDDFVSMHQLIQRAVRESVQPSELNTAVRAAADALEETWPPGVDYTDTATGRSLVSSAEHLVAHDTADALWDAQGPHRVLTRLGLQLQATGRRDQGLLHYRSMLRTARRLLGENAPETLFLRSDIAGLQAEDGEVSAAVEELQAVLAAQRGLLGDEHEHVLTTLNNLAHWRGVAWDYEGAVAEYDRLLDTLQRLPTPSDEDVLVTRRNRAHYMTQCGREAEALPELRTVVEGTMRISGPRHPRTMVARNALASCLGRLGHNEEAIEILTPLLADQLAVHGELHSESLITRANLAQQRGKAGHLDEAVTELTELVPLFITVFGPDQVRTLTCRSVLAEWTWRAGKKESARAQMENVADHATRLLGLYHHVTTDIRQILAYWSADAGTAG from the coding sequence ATGCTCAAGGTCTCGGACACCGGCAGCGCTCATGCCGAACCCAATGGCTGGGCGAACAGCGGCTACGTCGAAAACGTCACGATCGTAGTCAAGGAAGCCTTCCGACCGCAGTGGCCGCTGCTCGTGGGCTCTGTCCCGGTGCCCGCCTCCCGGTTCGAGCCTCGTGAGGCCTCGTCGAGTCTGCGCGAGTGGATCGACTCCGCCGACGCGACCCCCTCGACAATGGTCCTGTGCGGCATGGGGGGTGTGGGCAAGACGCAGGTGGCGGCCGAGTTCGCCGCGGACATGCTCGCGAAGACTCGCTCTCGGCACGTCGACTCAGCCTCCGTCAACACTGACACACAGCGGTCCGCCCCTGTTACTTCGCCACCGGCGCGGATGGATCTGGTCGTCTGGGTGACCGCCGATCGCATTGAGCACATCGTGGGCACCTACGCCCGTGCCTGGCGTGCCGTCACCGGTCTGAGTGCTTCGGGCGACGTGGATGACGAAGCTGCCCTCTTCCTCTCGTGGCTTGCCACAACGCCCCGAACCTGGCTAGTGGTTCTGGACGATGTGCCGGATGTGGGGGCATTGCGGGACTGGTGGCCGCCGCGCACGGCCAGCGGACGGTGCGTGGTGACCACCCGCAGCAAGGACGCCGCCTGGCACACCGAGCACCGTGCTCGCGTGGACGTCGGCTTGTACTCCCCGGCCACGTCAAGGCGTTACCTGCAAAGAGTCCTTAAGTTGCAGGGACGTGAGCAGGACGTCGCCGATCTTGACCGCCTCGCTGACGATCTCGGCCATCTGCCCCTTGCGCTTGCGCAGGCAGCCGCCTACCTCTGCGAGGATCGCTCTTTGACCGTTGCGCAGTACCGAGCTCTGCTCGCGGACCGCACCCTGCAGCTGGCCGACATTCTGCCTGACGACAGTAGCCTCCCGGACGCGCAGCAGCACACCGTGGCCGCTGCGTGGCACCTGTCGGTACAACGAGCGAACGAGCTCGCTCCCGCGGGCCTCGCGCGTCCGCTGCTCACGATGCTGTGCCTGCTGGACACCCACTCGGTTCCCATGGCGACGATCACTACGCCCGCCCTGGTCCAGTACCTCAATACGCAGCAGCCGAGCGGTCGACAACTGCCAGCCTCAGCCCATCACGCTCGACGGGCGTTACAGGTATTACGCCGACTCAGTCTCGTGAACCCGGCGCCCCGAGGAACGGACGAGCGGGACGATTTCGTCAGCATGCACCAGCTCATCCAGCGCGCTGTACGAGAAAGCGTCCAGCCCTCGGAATTGAACACCGCGGTCCGAGCGGCAGCCGACGCCCTTGAGGAGACGTGGCCGCCGGGCGTGGACTACACGGACACCGCCACCGGCCGCTCCCTGGTGTCCAGCGCGGAGCACCTTGTCGCGCATGACACGGCGGATGCGTTGTGGGATGCACAGGGGCCTCACCGCGTACTTACGCGGCTTGGCTTACAGTTGCAGGCCACCGGGCGCAGGGATCAGGGACTGCTGCACTACAGATCGATGCTGCGCACCGCGCGACGGCTACTGGGCGAAAATGCTCCGGAGACCCTGTTCCTACGCAGCGACATCGCAGGGTTGCAGGCCGAGGACGGCGAGGTGTCAGCGGCGGTGGAGGAGCTCCAAGCTGTGCTGGCCGCTCAACGCGGCCTTCTGGGCGACGAGCACGAGCATGTGCTGACCACTCTGAACAATCTGGCGCACTGGCGCGGCGTTGCATGGGATTATGAGGGGGCAGTCGCTGAGTACGACCGTCTCCTCGACACGCTGCAGCGACTGCCTACTCCGTCAGACGAGGACGTTCTCGTCACTCGGCGCAACCGCGCTCACTACATGACCCAATGCGGACGGGAAGCCGAAGCCCTGCCGGAACTGCGCACTGTCGTCGAGGGCACTATGCGAATCAGCGGCCCGCGTCATCCTCGCACCATGGTCGCCCGCAACGCTCTGGCCAGCTGCTTGGGCCGACTGGGGCACAACGAAGAAGCGATCGAAATCCTTACGCCTTTGCTGGCCGACCAGCTTGCGGTGCACGGAGAGCTCCACAGCGAGTCCCTGATCACCCGCGCAAACCTAGCCCAACAACGCGGCAAAGCGGGCCACCTCGACGAGGCCGTCACAGAACTCACCGAGCTCGTACCACTGTTCATCACTGTGTTCGGCCCCGACCAGGTACGCACGCTCACCTGCCGCTCTGTACTCGCCGAGTGGACCTGGCGAGCAGGCAAGAAGGAGAGCGCCCGCGCCCAGATGGAGAACGTGGCCGACCACGCGACACGACTTCTCGGCCTGTATCACCATGTCACCACAGACATACGCCAGATTCTGGCCTACTGGTCCGCAGACGCCGGAACCGCAGGATGA
- a CDS encoding serine/threonine-protein kinase, whose product MGDVWTAEDVRLGRTVAVKFLAQRRLIQQGAPTEFTETAARMFEREARAMARVNHPRVATLYDSGEHDGAFYIVMEYVEGKSLAEHLRTGPRLPLERTMRWTRQICEGLDAAHNAKVIHRDIKPDNIMITQQGDVKLVDFGLAFLADVTQTHTVAGTPLYKAPERWHGETGSERSDLYSLGCVLYEMLTGHPPFGSPHDDPMTVGRMHQDDTPAPPSAHRPGIPAQLDTLVRTLLAKDPADRPKNAHTTAHAVGELSHVLDATDDTSRRADLPDPPGNSGGLSKRIEALDLRIFELEILHDRSDQPVIEARTEHAELTGQSGDTRGAAALYDQIARDCQNFFGPYDVRTLDAFEGLARWNGRARAR is encoded by the coding sequence ATGGGTGATGTGTGGACGGCCGAGGACGTGAGGCTGGGCCGCACCGTGGCTGTGAAATTCCTCGCGCAGCGCCGCCTCATACAACAGGGCGCCCCTACGGAGTTCACCGAGACGGCCGCGAGAATGTTCGAACGGGAGGCGCGGGCCATGGCCCGGGTCAACCACCCGCGCGTCGCCACCCTCTACGACAGCGGCGAACACGACGGCGCCTTCTACATCGTCATGGAGTATGTCGAGGGCAAATCCCTCGCCGAGCACCTCAGGACCGGGCCGAGGCTTCCGTTGGAGCGCACCATGCGTTGGACACGCCAGATCTGCGAGGGACTCGACGCCGCGCACAACGCCAAAGTGATCCACCGCGACATCAAACCCGACAACATCATGATCACGCAGCAGGGGGACGTGAAGCTCGTCGACTTCGGGCTGGCGTTCCTGGCCGACGTCACCCAGACCCACACCGTTGCGGGCACCCCCCTGTACAAGGCACCCGAGCGGTGGCACGGCGAGACAGGCAGCGAACGCAGCGACCTATATTCCTTGGGCTGTGTCCTGTACGAGATGCTGACTGGGCACCCGCCCTTCGGAAGCCCTCACGACGACCCCATGACCGTGGGCCGGATGCACCAGGACGATACGCCGGCACCCCCGAGCGCCCACCGCCCCGGCATCCCCGCCCAACTCGACACCCTCGTCCGGACTCTCCTGGCCAAGGACCCAGCAGACCGCCCTAAAAACGCCCACACGACCGCGCACGCAGTTGGCGAGCTGTCGCACGTCCTGGACGCAACAGACGACACGAGCAGACGAGCCGACCTGCCCGACCCGCCCGGCAACAGCGGCGGCCTCTCAAAACGCATCGAAGCACTAGACCTACGCATCTTCGAGCTGGAAATCCTTCACGACCGTAGCGATCAGCCTGTGATCGAGGCACGCACCGAACACGCCGAACTCACCGGCCAGTCAGGCGACACCCGAGGAGCAGCAGCCCTCTACGACCAAATCGCCCGTGACTGCCAGAACTTCTTCGGCCCCTACGACGTCCGGACACTGGACGCCTTCGAGGGCCTCGCACGGTGGAACGGCAGAGCGCGCGCGAGGTAA
- a CDS encoding DDE-type integrase/transposase/recombinase: MISDFRTVHNIPHRVSCRALGVSESWFYKHRTRKPTGRQTRHLRLVQAVQAVQEEFTDSGGTYGSPKIWIMLVRKGWRVSVNTIAKITAELGLAGRTVHRRRGLTRPGKRPASPDFVRRDFTAEAPDLVWCGNITEIETGEGKLYLATVIDLFSRRLLGYAMGARHDADLVVAALHMAVATQGAVFGQPADRAIEECGDNTGG; this comes from the coding sequence GTGATCAGCGACTTCAGGACCGTGCACAACATCCCGCATCGCGTCTCGTGCCGTGCGCTGGGCGTGAGCGAGTCGTGGTTCTACAAGCACCGCACCCGCAAGCCCACCGGGCGGCAGACGCGTCACCTGCGGCTGGTCCAGGCGGTCCAGGCGGTCCAGGAGGAGTTCACCGACTCCGGTGGCACCTACGGCTCACCGAAGATCTGGATCATGCTGGTCCGCAAGGGCTGGCGCGTCTCGGTGAACACCATCGCGAAGATCACGGCCGAGCTCGGCCTGGCGGGCCGCACAGTTCACAGACGCCGCGGGCTGACCCGCCCCGGCAAGCGGCCGGCGAGTCCGGACTTCGTGCGCCGCGACTTCACCGCGGAGGCTCCCGACCTGGTCTGGTGCGGGAACATAACGGAGATCGAAACCGGCGAGGGGAAGCTGTATCTGGCCACGGTCATCGACCTGTTCTCCCGCCGCCTGCTCGGCTACGCGATGGGAGCCCGACATGACGCCGATCTGGTCGTCGCCGCCCTGCACATGGCCGTCGCGACCCAAGGCGCAGTATTCGGCCAGCCAGCCGATCGCGCGATCGAGGAATGCGGCGACAATACGGGAGGTTGA
- a CDS encoding SAVMC3_10250 family protein: protein MHAGWMPSAGVGVAWQYGVSRNQHTKRGCALREIAYLSDGKLRQFVPEPRRMPRTSGLRLTTPLGGIDMDAPTTDGELGQLRHLRDVYRHLELVAEWYTTPGLRPGQWVQFEAPLRCVTLSGAHQDLVLFVDSVRIRNADHATAGGVRLLMHGSARHLRGWTPMPVDGPELEVANSASSLGASFVTRAGQVVEALAGHREPLSGDQPTAADLHGRGVQALLHALDEGDHGIDTSTMMTGYARVTGLLPSAETPSRCLVASPLVVEYATAGAERSSA from the coding sequence ATGCACGCGGGTTGGATGCCGTCGGCTGGTGTCGGAGTTGCGTGGCAGTATGGCGTGTCACGGAATCAGCACACCAAACGGGGATGCGCCTTGCGTGAGATCGCTTATCTATCGGACGGAAAGCTACGGCAGTTCGTGCCTGAGCCCCGGCGTATGCCGCGGACGAGTGGCCTTCGGCTGACCACGCCACTGGGCGGCATCGACATGGACGCGCCGACCACGGACGGCGAACTCGGGCAGCTGCGGCACCTGCGGGATGTGTACCGGCACTTGGAGCTCGTTGCGGAGTGGTACACCACACCCGGGCTGCGTCCCGGCCAGTGGGTACAGTTCGAAGCCCCGCTGCGGTGCGTGACGCTCAGCGGCGCCCACCAGGATCTCGTGCTTTTCGTGGACTCGGTGCGGATACGGAACGCAGATCACGCGACAGCCGGAGGCGTCCGACTGCTGATGCACGGTTCAGCCCGGCATCTGCGGGGTTGGACGCCGATGCCGGTGGACGGCCCCGAGCTCGAGGTGGCGAACTCCGCATCCAGCCTGGGCGCCTCTTTCGTCACCCGGGCCGGACAGGTCGTCGAGGCACTCGCCGGGCATCGCGAGCCACTGTCCGGGGACCAGCCGACAGCTGCTGACCTGCACGGGCGAGGAGTCCAGGCATTGCTGCATGCCCTGGACGAGGGAGACCATGGCATCGACACATCAACGATGATGACCGGATACGCACGCGTCACAGGGCTTCTTCCCAGCGCCGAGACCCCTTCCCGATGCCTGGTAGCGAGTCCTCTCGTCGTGGAGTACGCGACAGCTGGCGCTGAGCGGAGTTCTGCGTGA